Proteins encoded in a region of the Malaciobacter mytili LMG 24559 genome:
- a CDS encoding EscU/YscU/HrcU family type III secretion system export apparatus switch protein: MEKKFIQKAAALKYDIQNDNAPKLVAKGEAQIAKNIIKIAQDNNLPIKKDEDLIELLSKLDIDKEIPASMYKAVAEIFSFIYKLTNQPKKD, translated from the coding sequence ATGGAAAAAAAATTTATTCAAAAAGCAGCAGCCTTAAAATATGATATACAAAATGACAATGCTCCAAAATTAGTTGCAAAAGGGGAAGCCCAAATTGCTAAAAATATAATAAAAATTGCACAAGATAATAATCTTCCTATTAAAAAAGATGAAGATTTAATTGAATTACTATCAAAACTAGATATTGATAAAGAGATTCCTGCTAGTATGTATAAAGCAGTTGCTGAAATTTTTAGCTTTATTTATAAACTAACAAATCAACCTAAAAAAGATTAG